Proteins co-encoded in one Kocuria flava genomic window:
- a CDS encoding molybdopterin-dependent oxidoreductase, producing MSTEPAGGRRPPWWLLGLGATAVAVGTAELLAWVTGPVGAPLTAVGGVVVDAVPAPVKDAAIALFGTADKLVLLLVMVTGLAGLGAGIGAAQRANRPMGAVLLAVLGLLGLLAVLSRAGAGAVDAVPVVAGTAAGVAVLTLLTRAAAPAPDGPAGAGRRDVLTLAVAAAVLGTAAGAAGRWAGSVAARAPAARELLRLPAPALRERIPPGTDLGVAGAEPWLTPSGQFYRIDTALAVPRIDVGTWRLRIHGLVERELDLDFDQLTARPLLERAVTLACVSNPVGGDLAGNAVWTGVPLRELLAEAGVAAEADMVLSTSADGFTAGTPLGALTDPDRDALLAVSMNGQPLPFEHGYPVRMVVPGLYGYVSATKWVVDLEVTRFDRAEAYWTVRGWSARGPVKTASRIEVPRQRATVAAGTVVLAGTAWAQHTGIAAVQVSVDGGPWREAELGAVPSADTWRQWALRTELGPGAHTARVRAVDADGTVQTGEQAPPAPDGASGWHERGFTVA from the coding sequence CTGCTCGGTCTCGGCGCGACCGCGGTCGCCGTCGGCACGGCCGAGCTGCTGGCCTGGGTGACCGGCCCCGTGGGCGCCCCGCTGACCGCGGTGGGCGGGGTGGTCGTCGACGCCGTGCCCGCCCCGGTCAAGGACGCCGCGATCGCCCTGTTCGGCACCGCCGACAAGCTCGTGCTGCTGCTCGTCATGGTGACCGGGCTCGCGGGACTGGGCGCCGGGATCGGGGCGGCCCAGCGGGCGAACCGGCCCATGGGCGCGGTCCTGCTCGCGGTGCTGGGGCTGCTCGGGCTGCTCGCGGTGCTCTCGCGGGCCGGGGCGGGGGCGGTCGACGCGGTGCCCGTCGTCGCCGGCACCGCCGCCGGGGTGGCGGTGCTGACCCTGCTGACGCGCGCCGCGGCACCGGCCCCGGACGGCCCCGCCGGTGCCGGGCGGCGCGACGTGCTCACCCTGGCCGTCGCCGCCGCGGTGCTGGGCACGGCCGCCGGGGCCGCCGGCCGGTGGGCCGGCTCCGTGGCCGCCCGGGCACCGGCCGCCCGCGAGCTGCTGCGCCTGCCCGCCCCCGCCCTGCGCGAGCGGATCCCGCCCGGGACGGACCTGGGCGTGGCGGGCGCCGAGCCGTGGCTGACCCCGTCCGGGCAGTTCTACCGCATCGACACCGCCCTGGCCGTGCCGCGCATCGACGTGGGGACCTGGCGGCTGCGGATCCACGGGCTCGTCGAGCGCGAGCTCGACCTGGACTTCGACCAGCTCACGGCCCGGCCGCTGCTCGAGCGGGCCGTGACCCTGGCGTGCGTGTCCAACCCCGTGGGCGGGGACCTGGCCGGCAACGCCGTGTGGACCGGGGTGCCGCTGCGGGAGCTGCTGGCGGAGGCCGGCGTCGCCGCCGAGGCGGACATGGTCCTGTCCACCTCCGCGGACGGCTTCACGGCCGGCACCCCGCTGGGGGCCCTGACCGATCCGGACCGGGACGCGCTGCTCGCGGTGAGCATGAACGGGCAGCCGCTGCCCTTCGAGCACGGCTACCCCGTGCGCATGGTCGTGCCGGGGCTCTACGGCTACGTCTCGGCGACCAAGTGGGTCGTGGACCTGGAGGTCACCCGCTTCGACCGCGCCGAGGCGTACTGGACCGTGCGCGGCTGGTCGGCGCGGGGCCCGGTCAAGACCGCCTCGCGGATCGAGGTCCCCCGGCAGCGGGCCACCGTGGCCGCCGGGACGGTCGTGCTCGCCGGCACCGCGTGGGCCCAGCACACCGGGATCGCCGCCGTCCAGGTCAGCGTGGACGGCGGCCCCTGGCGGGAGGCGGAACTGGGCGCGGTGCCCTCCGCGGACACCTGGCGGCAGTGGGCGCTGCGCACCGAACTGGGCCCCGGGGCGCACACCGCCCGGGTCCGGGCCGTCGACGCGGACGGCACCGTGCAGACCGGCGAGCAGGCCCCGCCCGCCCCGGACGGCGCCTCCGGGTGGCACGAGCGCGGCTTCACCGTCGCCTGA
- a CDS encoding MFS transporter — protein sequence MTALDPARIRRARLAVSAFFLTNGALYANLLPRLPEVKDAFGLSNTLYGLAVVAFPLGAILVGALPGRAVRRIGSGRLAALGTVVLSACLAAAGLGAGPGAGTTAGLAVFVLAMLLAGMLDAHVDTAQNAQGMDVQRARGRSIINSLHALWSLGAVAGGLMGTAALALGLPIAWHLGLSGLLWSAVALTALRCALGPEDGTRLRTTTASPADTRAAAGPEDPGAAPAAPAGAGAAPAGRGGRGRAALLLPVAAVAMAGVMVEDVGANWSAVYLTTQLATPPAAAGLGLVAMMAAQFVGRMLGDPMTDRWGRAPVARAGAGLSAAGMLLVVLAPVPAVAVAGFALAGFGCATLVPAAFHAADHLPGFRPGTGLALVSWMMRISFLGLSPAVGALSDAVGLRWALAVVPVFALGAVLVAGSLRDRPAPLAGSARPA from the coding sequence GTGACCGCTCTCGACCCCGCCCGGATCCGCCGCGCCCGTCTCGCCGTCTCGGCGTTCTTCCTCACCAACGGGGCCCTCTACGCCAACCTCCTGCCCCGGCTGCCCGAGGTCAAGGACGCCTTCGGGCTCTCCAACACCCTCTACGGCCTGGCCGTCGTGGCGTTCCCGCTCGGGGCGATCCTCGTGGGCGCCCTGCCCGGACGGGCGGTCCGGCGCATCGGCTCGGGCCGGCTCGCCGCCCTCGGGACGGTCGTGCTCTCGGCGTGCCTGGCCGCCGCCGGCCTCGGCGCGGGCCCGGGGGCGGGCACGACCGCCGGCCTCGCGGTGTTCGTGCTCGCGATGCTGCTCGCCGGGATGCTCGACGCCCACGTCGACACCGCCCAGAACGCCCAGGGCATGGACGTCCAGCGGGCCCGGGGCCGGTCGATCATCAACTCCCTGCACGCGCTGTGGAGCCTCGGGGCCGTGGCCGGCGGGCTCATGGGCACCGCCGCGCTGGCCCTCGGCCTGCCCATCGCCTGGCACCTGGGCCTGAGCGGCCTGCTGTGGAGCGCCGTGGCCCTCACGGCCCTGCGCTGCGCGCTCGGGCCCGAGGACGGCACCAGGCTGCGGACGACGACGGCCTCGCCCGCCGACACCCGCGCCGCCGCCGGTCCCGAGGATCCCGGTGCCGCGCCCGCCGCGCCCGCCGGGGCCGGCGCCGCACCGGCCGGCCGCGGCGGCCGGGGACGCGCGGCCCTGCTGCTGCCCGTCGCGGCCGTGGCCATGGCCGGGGTGATGGTCGAGGACGTCGGCGCCAACTGGTCGGCCGTCTACCTCACGACCCAGCTCGCCACCCCGCCGGCCGCCGCCGGCCTCGGGCTCGTGGCGATGATGGCCGCCCAGTTCGTGGGGCGGATGCTCGGGGACCCCATGACCGACCGCTGGGGCCGGGCCCCCGTGGCCCGGGCCGGCGCAGGCCTGAGCGCCGCCGGGATGCTGCTGGTCGTGCTCGCCCCCGTCCCGGCCGTCGCCGTCGCCGGCTTCGCGCTCGCCGGCTTCGGCTGCGCCACCCTCGTCCCGGCGGCCTTCCACGCCGCCGACCACCTGCCCGGGTTCCGGCCGGGCACGGGCCTGGCGCTGGTGAGCTGGATGATGCGGATCAGCTTCCTCGGCCTCTCCCCGGCGGTCGGCGCGCTCTCCGACGCGGTGGGGCTGCGCTGGGCGCTCGCCGTCGTGCCCGTCTTCGCGCTCGGCGCCGTGCTGGTCGCGGGCTCACTGCGCGACCGGCCGGCACCCCTGGCCGGGAGCGCGCGGCCCGCCTAG
- a CDS encoding hemerythrin domain-containing protein yields the protein MTENTAGGGQDVVDILAADHRDMLELLGRVEAASDPGERRDLLDTVIAEVMRHSVAEEMHVYPVMEQHLPNGSEEVEHDKEEHQELVELMKKLEAVDAADPAFLELVRTFRGQLSHHADDEESDQFPALRAHIPADTLVELGRKVEHAKKLAPTRPHPHAPHAELFHKTVGPGVGMVDRLLDKLTGRRTG from the coding sequence ATGACCGAGAACACCGCCGGCGGCGGCCAGGACGTCGTCGACATCCTGGCCGCGGACCACCGCGACATGCTCGAGCTGCTCGGGCGCGTCGAGGCCGCCTCCGACCCCGGCGAGCGACGGGACCTCCTGGACACCGTGATCGCCGAGGTGATGCGCCACTCCGTGGCCGAGGAGATGCACGTCTACCCCGTGATGGAGCAGCACCTGCCCAACGGCTCCGAGGAGGTCGAGCACGACAAGGAGGAGCACCAGGAGCTCGTCGAGCTGATGAAGAAGCTCGAGGCCGTCGACGCCGCCGACCCCGCCTTCCTCGAGCTCGTCCGCACGTTCCGGGGACAACTGAGCCACCACGCCGACGACGAGGAGAGCGACCAGTTCCCCGCGCTGCGCGCCCACATCCCGGCCGACACCCTCGTGGAGCTCGGGCGGAAGGTCGAGCACGCCAAGAAGCTGGCGCCCACCCGGCCGCACCCGCACGCCCCGCACGCCGAGCTGTTCCACAAGACGGTAGGCCCGGGCGTGGGCATGGTCGACCGGCTGCTCGACAAGCTCACCGGCCGGCGGACCGGCTGA
- a CDS encoding SDR family NAD(P)-dependent oxidoreductase: MDLDGARILVVGATGVLGRRLCERLAARTREIVVTGRSAAAAEDVRRELGLRAAHALDLVDHDAVAEVVRRAAEELGGLDAVVIATGAAAFGPAAEEDGAVVEELFEVNALGPMALVRAALPHLSDGGAVAVLTGVVAELPLAGMAAYAASKAAMASWLGSLRRELRRRRIAVVDARLPHMDTGLVDRALAGLPPRLPPGHDVDDALAALERGLERGVHEVRVG; encoded by the coding sequence ATGGACCTGGACGGCGCGAGGATCCTCGTGGTGGGGGCCACCGGTGTGCTCGGGCGGCGGCTGTGCGAGCGGCTCGCGGCGCGCACCCGGGAGATCGTGGTGACGGGCCGCTCGGCGGCGGCCGCCGAGGACGTGCGCCGGGAGCTGGGGCTGCGCGCCGCCCACGCCCTGGACCTCGTGGACCACGACGCCGTCGCGGAGGTGGTGCGCCGGGCCGCCGAGGAGCTGGGCGGGCTGGACGCGGTGGTGATCGCCACCGGCGCCGCGGCCTTCGGCCCCGCCGCCGAGGAGGACGGGGCGGTCGTGGAGGAGCTCTTCGAGGTCAACGCCCTGGGGCCCATGGCCCTGGTCCGGGCTGCCCTGCCGCACCTGTCCGACGGCGGGGCCGTGGCGGTGCTGACCGGCGTGGTCGCGGAGCTGCCGCTGGCGGGGATGGCCGCCTACGCCGCGTCCAAGGCCGCGATGGCCTCGTGGCTCGGGTCGCTGCGGCGGGAGCTGCGGCGGCGGCGGATCGCGGTGGTCGACGCCCGCCTGCCCCACATGGACACCGGGCTCGTCGACCGCGCCCTCGCCGGGCTGCCGCCGCGGCTGCCTCCGGGCCACGACGTCGACGACGCCCTGGCCGCCCTCGAGCGCGGCCTGGAGCGCGGGGTGCACGAGGTCCGGGTCGGCTGA
- a CDS encoding acyl-CoA dehydrogenase family protein has product MSTDPRPAPPFDLGSSAFYEEEHEEFRGVAREFVAREVAPHCAGWDAAHLMPRTLWTAAGAAGLLGLAVPEEHEGLGLTDYRFRAVLDEELVRAGALGAALAFHLADDWVLPHLLADATEEQRRRWLPRVLTGELVTSVAWTEPGAGSDLRGVRTRAVREGGDWVLDGQKTFIGNGISGDAALVLARTDGRTDRAGEDSFSLFLVHKEGSPGYTTGRPLEKMGLRASDTAELFFDGVRVPGGDLVGAEGGGLRQIRRLLPQGRLAIAVASAVVARETLEGTLRYTRERTAFGERVADFQHSRFELAELATQVEVTEAYVRRAVAAFNAGALDLAGASKAKYWASERAKEVTDRCLQLHGGYGYILDQPVAQSFLAARLLTLFGGTSEILRETIGRDLV; this is encoded by the coding sequence GTGAGCACCGACCCCCGCCCCGCGCCGCCCTTCGACCTCGGGTCCTCGGCCTTCTACGAGGAGGAGCACGAGGAGTTCCGGGGGGTCGCCCGGGAGTTCGTCGCCCGCGAGGTCGCCCCGCACTGCGCCGGGTGGGACGCCGCGCACCTGATGCCGCGCACCCTGTGGACCGCCGCCGGCGCGGCCGGGCTGCTCGGGCTCGCGGTCCCCGAGGAGCACGAGGGCCTGGGCCTGACCGACTACCGGTTCCGGGCGGTGCTCGACGAGGAGCTCGTGCGCGCCGGCGCCCTGGGCGCGGCCCTGGCCTTCCACCTCGCCGACGACTGGGTGCTGCCCCACCTGCTGGCCGACGCCACCGAGGAGCAGCGGCGGCGGTGGCTGCCGCGCGTGCTCACCGGCGAGCTGGTGACCTCCGTGGCCTGGACGGAGCCCGGGGCCGGGTCCGACCTGCGCGGGGTGCGCACCCGGGCGGTGCGCGAGGGCGGGGACTGGGTGCTCGACGGCCAGAAGACGTTCATCGGCAACGGCATCAGCGGCGACGCCGCCCTGGTGCTCGCGCGCACGGACGGGCGCACCGACCGCGCCGGGGAGGACTCCTTCAGCCTGTTCCTCGTGCACAAGGAGGGCTCGCCCGGGTACACGACCGGCCGGCCGCTCGAGAAGATGGGCCTGCGCGCCTCGGACACCGCCGAGCTGTTCTTCGACGGGGTCCGCGTGCCCGGCGGCGACCTCGTGGGCGCCGAGGGCGGGGGGCTGCGGCAGATCCGGCGGCTGCTCCCGCAGGGGCGGCTGGCGATCGCCGTGGCCTCCGCCGTCGTCGCCCGCGAGACCCTCGAGGGCACCCTGCGCTACACGCGGGAGCGCACCGCCTTCGGCGAGCGCGTGGCCGACTTCCAGCACTCCCGCTTCGAGCTCGCCGAGCTGGCGACCCAGGTGGAGGTCACCGAGGCCTACGTGCGGCGGGCCGTGGCCGCGTTCAACGCCGGGGCCCTCGACCTCGCCGGGGCGTCGAAGGCGAAGTACTGGGCCAGCGAGCGCGCCAAGGAGGTCACGGACCGGTGCCTGCAGCTGCACGGCGGCTACGGCTACATCCTCGACCAGCCGGTCGCGCAGTCCTTCCTCGCCGCGCGGCTGCTGACGCTCTTCGGCGGAACCTCGGAGATCCTGCGCGAGACGATCGGCCGCGACCTGGTCTGA
- a CDS encoding TetR/AcrR family transcriptional regulator, producing the protein MPTPTDTPPAPPGPVPRDAAPATGRERAKARRRAELLRAAAALFAERGFAGVSIDDVGAAAGVSGPAVYRHFPSKQALLGAVLLEVSTDLLERARAVAAATADPAARLAALVAFQVDFALEHPAVIVVQDRELPHLAEEDRRTVRALQRGYVTLWVDALRELAPGRDPADLTLRAQAVFGLINSTPHSLRAARRLRAPQDAGSTGAARAALEEMARAALRTALAPGPGPFPAPTAPGGTP; encoded by the coding sequence GTGCCGACCCCGACCGACACCCCTCCGGCACCCCCCGGGCCGGTGCCCCGGGACGCTGCTCCGGCCACCGGGCGGGAGCGGGCGAAGGCCCGGCGCCGGGCGGAGCTGCTGCGGGCGGCGGCCGCCCTGTTCGCCGAGCGCGGCTTCGCGGGGGTCTCCATCGACGACGTCGGGGCGGCGGCCGGGGTCAGCGGTCCCGCCGTCTACCGGCACTTCCCGTCCAAGCAGGCCCTGCTGGGCGCCGTCCTGCTGGAGGTCAGCACCGACCTGCTCGAGCGCGCCCGCGCGGTGGCCGCCGCCACGGCCGACCCCGCCGCGCGGCTGGCGGCGCTGGTGGCCTTCCAGGTCGACTTCGCCCTGGAGCACCCGGCCGTGATCGTGGTGCAGGACCGCGAGCTGCCCCACCTCGCCGAGGAGGACCGCCGCACCGTGCGCGCCCTCCAGCGCGGCTACGTGACGCTGTGGGTCGACGCGCTGCGCGAGCTCGCCCCCGGGCGCGACCCCGCCGACCTCACCCTGCGCGCCCAGGCGGTCTTCGGGCTGATCAACTCGACCCCGCACTCCCTGCGCGCCGCGCGCCGGCTGCGCGCCCCGCAGGACGCCGGGAGCACCGGCGCCGCCCGCGCCGCGCTCGAGGAGATGGCCCGCGCCGCCCTGCGCACCGCCCTGGCGCCGGGCCCCGGCCCGTTCCCGGCCCCGACCGCCCCAGGAGGCACCCCGTGA
- a CDS encoding carboxyl transferase domain-containing protein yields MQVLGTAVEPEAAAFRANAAAQAELAAELGRRLERVARGGPEASRERHTARGKLLPRERVDRLLDAGSPFLEIGALAAEGMYEDECPAAGLIAGIGLVHGRQAMVVCNDATVKGGTYYPMTVKKHLRAQEIALENRLPCVYLVDSGGAYLPLQDEVFPDREHFGRIFYHQARLSAAGIPQLAAVLGSCTAGGAYVPAMSDETVIVRHQGTVFLGGPPLVRAATGEEVTAEELGGGELHAHTSGVVDHLAENDEHALQILRDVVATLPQPAPRAWPVTAPEAPAVAEEQLPGAVPVDPNTGYDVREVIARLVDGSRFGEFKAGYGTTLVTGFARLHGHPVGIVANNGVLFAESALKGAHFVQLCDQRGIPLLFLQNITGFMVGRDYEAGGIAKHGAKMVTAVATTRVPKLTVVIGGSFGAGNYSMCGRAFSPRFLFLWPQARISVMGGAQAASVLATVRADRLAARGQEWDPAGREAFMAPIRAQYEAQGNPWYATARLWDDGVIAPADTREVLGLALEVCSRTPLPEPSFGLFRM; encoded by the coding sequence ATGCAGGTGCTGGGCACCGCGGTGGAGCCGGAGGCGGCGGCCTTCCGCGCCAACGCCGCCGCGCAGGCGGAGCTGGCCGCGGAGCTGGGCCGGCGCCTGGAGCGGGTGGCGCGCGGCGGCCCGGAGGCCTCCCGCGAGCGGCACACCGCCCGCGGCAAGCTGCTCCCGCGCGAGCGCGTGGACCGGCTGCTGGACGCCGGCAGCCCCTTCCTGGAGATCGGCGCGCTGGCCGCCGAGGGGATGTACGAGGACGAGTGCCCCGCCGCCGGCCTGATCGCCGGGATCGGCCTGGTCCACGGGCGGCAGGCGATGGTCGTGTGCAACGACGCCACGGTCAAGGGCGGGACCTACTACCCGATGACCGTCAAGAAGCACCTGCGGGCCCAGGAGATCGCCCTCGAGAACCGTCTGCCGTGCGTCTACCTCGTGGACTCCGGCGGGGCGTACCTGCCCCTGCAGGACGAGGTCTTCCCGGACCGCGAGCACTTCGGGCGGATCTTCTACCACCAGGCCAGGCTCTCGGCCGCGGGGATCCCGCAGCTCGCCGCGGTGCTCGGCTCGTGCACCGCCGGCGGCGCCTACGTCCCGGCGATGAGCGACGAGACCGTGATCGTCCGCCACCAGGGCACCGTCTTCCTGGGCGGCCCGCCCCTCGTGCGGGCCGCGACCGGGGAGGAGGTCACCGCCGAGGAGCTCGGCGGCGGGGAGCTGCACGCCCACACCTCCGGGGTGGTCGACCACCTCGCGGAGAACGACGAGCACGCCCTGCAGATCCTCCGCGACGTCGTCGCGACCCTGCCCCAGCCCGCCCCCCGTGCCTGGCCGGTGACGGCGCCCGAGGCCCCCGCGGTGGCCGAGGAGCAGCTGCCCGGGGCGGTCCCGGTGGACCCCAACACCGGCTACGACGTGCGCGAGGTGATCGCCCGGCTCGTCGACGGCTCCCGCTTCGGCGAGTTCAAGGCCGGGTACGGCACCACCCTGGTCACCGGCTTCGCCCGGCTGCACGGGCACCCGGTGGGGATCGTGGCCAACAACGGGGTGCTCTTCGCCGAGTCGGCGCTGAAGGGCGCCCACTTCGTGCAGCTGTGCGACCAGCGCGGGATCCCGCTGCTGTTCCTGCAGAACATCACCGGGTTCATGGTGGGCCGCGACTACGAGGCCGGCGGGATCGCCAAGCACGGGGCCAAGATGGTCACCGCCGTGGCCACCACCCGCGTGCCCAAGCTGACCGTGGTGATCGGCGGCTCCTTCGGCGCCGGCAACTACTCCATGTGCGGGCGCGCCTTCTCCCCGCGCTTCCTGTTCCTGTGGCCCCAGGCGCGGATCTCCGTGATGGGCGGGGCCCAGGCCGCCTCGGTGCTGGCCACCGTGCGGGCCGACCGGCTGGCCGCCCGCGGGCAGGAGTGGGACCCGGCCGGGCGCGAGGCGTTCATGGCCCCGATCCGCGCGCAGTACGAGGCCCAGGGCAACCCCTGGTACGCCACCGCCCGGCTGTGGGACGACGGCGTGATCGCCCCCGCCGACACCCGCGAGGTGCTCGGGCTGGCCCTCGAGGTCTGCTCCCGCACCCCGCTGCCCGAGCCCTCCTTCGGCCTGTTCAGGATGTGA
- a CDS encoding biotin carboxylase N-terminal domain-containing protein has protein sequence MTAAPVPERPAGPRAGTGPRPFGVVLVANRGEIARRILRTLRALGIRSVAVHSEADRDAVHVREADLSVCLGPAAPAHSYLRVEAVVEAALATGADAVHPGYGFLAENPALARACAAAGIVLVGPGPEAMEVMGDKIRAKTRVAASGVPVIGGVAEPGLDDAALVAAAAALEFPLLVKPSAGGGGKGMHVARTPGELPEALAAARRVAAAAFGDDTLLLEQLVEAPRHIEVQVLADAHGAVIHLGERECSLQRRHQKIIEEAPSPLLDAAARARMGEAACRVARSVGYTGAGTVEFLVPAAAPEQFFFMEMNTRLQVEHPVTEAVTGVDLVEQQLRAAAGQPLALAQEDVVLTGHAVEARVYAEDPASGFLPTAGTVLALEEASGPGVRVDSALAEGLVVGPDYDPMLAKVIARGADRAQALDRLDAALASTVVLGVGTNTAYLRALLAEPAVRAGALDTTLVERRLPGLALPVPDEEHWAAAAAFAAARRPPDPRPAGDPGPWGRPDGWRPTGRARPAVHLAHGLGPPRRTAVDDGVRLSPLPGRPSAHLLEAHGRSRVVHLAATPGGDRVWVGAEGAAFALSVLSREQLLERSLAALDRAAGPAAPELHAPMPGTVVAVPVAPGERVAEGQTVVVVEAMKMEHRLTAPTAGTAEVSVRPGERVRLHQLLARVVPDDPPDPAAAPAGAPPARPDRPGA, from the coding sequence GTGACCGCCGCCCCCGTCCCCGAGCGCCCCGCCGGCCCGCGCGCCGGAACCGGGCCGCGCCCGTTCGGCGTCGTCCTCGTGGCCAACCGCGGGGAGATCGCCCGGCGCATCCTCCGCACCCTGCGCGCCCTGGGGATCCGCTCGGTCGCCGTGCACAGCGAGGCCGACCGGGACGCCGTGCACGTGCGCGAGGCGGACCTCTCCGTGTGCCTGGGCCCGGCCGCCCCGGCGCACAGCTACCTGCGCGTCGAGGCGGTCGTCGAGGCAGCCCTGGCCACGGGCGCCGACGCCGTGCACCCCGGCTACGGCTTCCTCGCCGAGAACCCCGCCCTGGCCCGGGCCTGCGCGGCGGCGGGGATCGTCCTGGTCGGCCCCGGGCCCGAGGCCATGGAGGTCATGGGCGACAAGATCCGGGCCAAGACCCGCGTGGCCGCCTCCGGGGTGCCCGTGATCGGCGGGGTCGCCGAGCCGGGCCTGGACGACGCCGCCCTCGTGGCCGCCGCCGCCGCGCTGGAGTTCCCGCTGCTCGTGAAGCCCTCGGCCGGCGGTGGGGGCAAGGGCATGCACGTCGCCCGCACCCCCGGGGAGCTGCCCGAGGCCCTCGCCGCCGCCCGGCGGGTCGCCGCCGCGGCCTTCGGCGACGACACCCTGCTGCTCGAGCAGCTCGTCGAGGCCCCCCGCCACATCGAGGTCCAGGTCCTCGCCGACGCCCACGGGGCGGTGATCCACCTCGGGGAGCGCGAGTGCTCCCTGCAGCGGCGCCACCAGAAGATCATCGAGGAGGCGCCCTCGCCGCTGCTGGACGCGGCCGCCCGCGCGCGGATGGGGGAGGCGGCCTGCCGGGTGGCCCGCTCGGTGGGCTACACCGGGGCCGGGACCGTGGAGTTCCTCGTCCCCGCCGCCGCGCCGGAGCAGTTCTTCTTCATGGAGATGAACACCCGCCTGCAGGTCGAGCACCCCGTGACCGAGGCCGTCACCGGCGTCGACCTCGTCGAGCAGCAGCTGCGCGCGGCCGCCGGGCAGCCCCTGGCCCTCGCCCAGGAGGACGTGGTCCTCACGGGCCACGCCGTCGAGGCCCGCGTCTACGCCGAGGACCCCGCCTCCGGCTTCCTGCCCACCGCCGGGACCGTCCTGGCCCTCGAGGAGGCGTCGGGGCCCGGGGTCCGCGTGGACTCCGCGCTCGCCGAGGGCCTGGTCGTCGGCCCGGACTACGACCCGATGCTCGCCAAGGTGATCGCCCGGGGCGCCGACCGGGCCCAGGCCCTCGACCGGCTCGACGCCGCCCTGGCCTCGACCGTGGTCCTGGGGGTCGGGACCAACACCGCCTACCTGCGCGCGCTGCTGGCCGAGCCCGCCGTGCGCGCCGGGGCGCTGGACACGACCCTCGTGGAGCGGCGCCTGCCGGGACTCGCGCTGCCGGTCCCGGACGAGGAGCACTGGGCCGCCGCGGCCGCCTTCGCCGCGGCCCGGCGGCCCCCCGACCCCCGCCCGGCCGGGGACCCCGGACCCTGGGGGCGCCCCGACGGGTGGCGGCCCACCGGCCGCGCCCGGCCCGCGGTCCACCTCGCCCACGGCCTGGGTCCGCCGCGGCGGACGGCCGTCGACGACGGCGTGCGCCTGAGCCCGCTGCCCGGCCGCCCGTCCGCGCACCTGCTCGAGGCGCACGGGCGGAGCCGGGTCGTGCACCTGGCCGCGACCCCCGGCGGGGACCGCGTGTGGGTCGGGGCCGAGGGGGCGGCCTTCGCGCTGAGCGTGCTCTCCCGCGAGCAGCTGCTCGAGCGCTCCCTCGCGGCCCTCGACCGGGCCGCCGGACCGGCCGCCCCGGAGCTGCACGCCCCCATGCCCGGAACGGTGGTCGCCGTCCCGGTCGCCCCGGGCGAGCGGGTGGCCGAGGGGCAGACCGTCGTCGTCGTCGAGGCGATGAAGATGGAGCACCGCCTCACCGCCCCCACCGCCGGCACCGCCGAGGTCTCGGTGCGCCCCGGCGAGCGGGTGCGCCTGCACCAGCTGCTCGCCCGCGTGGTCCCCGACGACCCGCCCGATCCCGCCGCCGCGCCCGCGGGCGCCCCGCCGGCCCGACCCGACCGACCAGGAGCGTGA